In one Nocardioides sp. NBC_00368 genomic region, the following are encoded:
- a CDS encoding immune inhibitor A domain-containing protein encodes MNKRVFSALAAVAVAGVTPVVLSHSTASAAEVNRTPASASVKQKIDNKPDALHTKRTELKQAAAEALVTGDKTTVTKNGSEVVKMGKGDNTRWVEHQPTEKSQLLSFLVEFGEGGNPAFPDNTSGPLHNEIEAPEEGDNSTYWEPDFSRDHYQDMFFNEDRSAESFHNVYKEMSSGRFDLQGDTSDWVKLPHAASYYQSETGDETASSMKNFIQDSANAWYDAQKAAGKTDAEIVSYLKDYDIWDRYDIDGDGNFNEADGYIDHFQAIHSGEGEEAGADPWAIWSHRWAANASGSEGPANFPKVGGVQIGNTDIWIRDYTTEPENGGLGVFAHEFGHDLGLPDFYDTAGGENGTGFWTLMSSGSWLGHGDGAIGTTPNHMGAPEKLFLGWLNYATVEAGTAKKLALGPSYHDTGAKTPQALIVNLPDGEKTYDAGEGSSGRSFLYSGKGDDRTATAVSPSIAVPAGGTLSAKVKYDLEAEYDFTFLEASTDGGTTWSTPIATNLSTAEYNNGIHGTSDSSCTGNCATKDPVEWTNLTADLSAYAGQNVKLRFRTANDGGLHYYGFAIDDLAVGSAYTTDFSSFDGWTVNKYFELTDGTYTLPYKHFYIAENRQYKGYDKTLAEGPYNFGYAVTAPDKVDHYRYQDGLLVWYQNGLYTDNNTSAHPGGGQALIVDATAGVQKWSNGTLSRNRIQGYDSTFDVDRTNALHLESEIAGAPNNVLDIPSRKGVTTFFDSSETAYWNADNPRHSTKTAGSGVKIQVLSSDERAGIMKISVS; translated from the coding sequence ATGAACAAGCGCGTTTTCAGCGCCCTCGCCGCAGTTGCGGTCGCGGGAGTGACGCCGGTTGTCCTCTCCCACTCGACGGCAAGCGCCGCCGAAGTGAACAGGACCCCGGCTTCCGCCAGCGTGAAGCAGAAGATCGACAACAAGCCAGACGCACTCCACACCAAGCGCACCGAGCTGAAGCAGGCCGCTGCCGAGGCCCTTGTGACGGGCGACAAGACAACTGTCACCAAGAACGGCAGCGAAGTCGTCAAGATGGGCAAGGGCGACAACACCCGCTGGGTCGAGCACCAGCCGACCGAGAAGTCCCAGCTGCTGAGCTTCCTGGTGGAGTTCGGCGAGGGCGGCAACCCGGCATTCCCCGACAACACCTCGGGCCCGCTCCACAACGAGATCGAGGCCCCGGAGGAGGGCGACAACTCCACCTACTGGGAGCCCGACTTCTCGCGGGATCACTACCAGGACATGTTCTTCAACGAAGACCGGAGCGCTGAGTCGTTCCACAACGTCTACAAGGAGATGTCGAGCGGCCGCTTCGACCTCCAGGGCGACACCAGCGACTGGGTGAAGCTCCCGCACGCCGCGTCCTACTACCAGAGCGAGACCGGCGACGAGACCGCCAGCTCGATGAAGAACTTCATCCAGGACAGCGCCAACGCCTGGTACGACGCCCAGAAGGCCGCCGGCAAGACCGACGCCGAGATCGTGTCCTACCTGAAGGACTACGACATCTGGGACCGCTACGACATCGACGGTGACGGCAACTTCAACGAGGCCGACGGCTACATCGACCACTTCCAGGCGATCCACTCCGGCGAGGGCGAGGAGGCCGGCGCCGACCCGTGGGCCATCTGGTCGCACCGCTGGGCCGCGAACGCCTCCGGCTCCGAGGGCCCGGCAAACTTCCCGAAGGTCGGCGGCGTACAGATCGGCAACACCGACATCTGGATCCGTGACTACACCACGGAGCCCGAGAACGGCGGTCTGGGCGTCTTCGCGCACGAGTTCGGCCACGACCTCGGCCTGCCGGACTTCTACGACACCGCCGGTGGCGAGAACGGCACCGGCTTCTGGACCCTGATGAGCTCCGGCTCGTGGCTGGGTCACGGCGACGGCGCGATCGGCACCACCCCGAACCACATGGGTGCCCCGGAGAAGCTCTTCCTCGGCTGGCTCAACTACGCCACCGTCGAGGCCGGCACGGCCAAGAAGCTCGCACTCGGCCCGTCGTACCACGACACCGGCGCCAAGACGCCGCAGGCACTGATCGTCAACCTGCCCGATGGTGAGAAGACGTACGACGCCGGCGAGGGTTCCTCCGGGCGCTCGTTCCTCTACTCGGGCAAGGGCGATGACCGTACGGCCACCGCCGTCAGCCCGTCGATCGCCGTCCCCGCAGGCGGCACCCTGTCGGCGAAGGTGAAGTACGACCTCGAGGCGGAGTACGACTTCACCTTCCTGGAGGCCTCCACCGACGGCGGCACCACCTGGTCGACGCCGATCGCGACGAACCTGTCCACGGCTGAGTACAACAACGGCATCCACGGCACCTCGGACAGCTCCTGCACCGGCAACTGCGCGACCAAGGACCCGGTCGAGTGGACCAACCTGACCGCTGACCTGTCGGCGTACGCAGGCCAGAACGTGAAGCTCCGCTTCCGCACCGCCAACGACGGTGGCCTGCACTACTACGGCTTCGCGATCGACGACCTGGCCGTCGGCTCGGCCTACACGACGGACTTCTCGTCCTTCGACGGCTGGACGGTGAACAAGTACTTCGAGCTCACCGACGGCACCTACACCCTGCCGTACAAGCACTTCTACATCGCCGAGAACCGGCAGTACAAGGGCTACGACAAGACGCTGGCCGAGGGTCCGTACAACTTCGGCTACGCCGTCACCGCGCCGGACAAGGTCGACCACTACCGCTACCAGGACGGCCTGCTGGTCTGGTACCAGAACGGTCTCTACACCGACAACAACACCTCCGCCCACCCCGGTGGTGGCCAGGCACTGATCGTCGACGCCACGGCCGGCGTCCAGAAGTGGTCGAACGGCACCCTGTCCCGTAACCGGATCCAGGGCTACGACTCGACCTTCGACGTGGACCGCACCAACGCGCTCCACCTGGAGAGCGAGATCGCCGGCGCTCCGAACAACGTCCTCGACATTCCGTCGCGAAAGGGTGTCACCACCTTCTTCGACAGCTCGGAGACGGCCTACTGGAACGCCGACAACCCCCGCCACTCGACCAAGACGGCCGGTAGTGGCGTGAAGATTCAGGTGCTCTCCTCCGACGAGAGGGCCGGCATCATGAAGATCAGCGTCTCCTGA
- a CDS encoding TatD family hydrolase translates to MSFAPAPEPLPAPVVDNHTHLDIVRGDESLPVEEALAQAAAVGVTRVVQIGCDLPGARWAVEAAETYDNMVAGVALHPNDAPRQPDLEAALDEIEKLAGAHDKVRVVGETGMDFFRTDEEGRETQAYSFRRHIDIAKRLDKTLMIHDRDAHQAVLEVIDSVGPPERWVMHCFSGDAEFARQCLDRGAYLSFAGTVTFKNAQYLRDALAITPQDRILVETDAPFLTPHPHRGAINSSYMIPATMRVMAEVRGDDLEALCSAVNTNTETAFGGTW, encoded by the coding sequence ATGAGCTTCGCCCCGGCACCCGAGCCACTGCCCGCACCGGTCGTCGACAACCACACCCATCTCGACATCGTCCGGGGAGACGAGAGCCTCCCTGTCGAGGAGGCGCTCGCCCAGGCGGCGGCGGTCGGCGTGACCAGGGTGGTCCAGATCGGCTGTGACCTGCCCGGGGCTCGCTGGGCGGTCGAGGCGGCCGAGACGTACGACAACATGGTCGCCGGCGTCGCGCTCCACCCGAACGACGCTCCGCGCCAGCCCGACCTCGAGGCCGCTCTCGACGAGATCGAGAAGCTGGCCGGGGCGCACGACAAGGTGCGCGTGGTGGGGGAGACCGGGATGGACTTCTTCCGCACCGACGAGGAGGGCCGCGAAACCCAGGCCTACTCCTTCCGGCGCCACATCGACATCGCCAAGCGCCTCGACAAGACCCTGATGATCCACGACCGCGACGCCCACCAGGCGGTGCTCGAGGTGATCGACAGCGTCGGCCCGCCGGAGCGCTGGGTGATGCACTGCTTCTCCGGCGACGCCGAGTTCGCCCGGCAGTGCCTGGACCGCGGGGCCTACCTCTCCTTCGCCGGCACGGTGACGTTCAAGAACGCCCAGTACCTCCGCGACGCCCTCGCGATCACGCCCCAGGACCGCATCCTGGTCGAGACCGACGCCCCGTTCCTGACGCCCCACCCCCACCGCGGCGCGATCAACTCCAGCTACATGATCCCGGCCACGATGCGGGTGATGGCCGAGGTACGCGGCGACGACCTCGAGGCGCTCTGCAGCGCCGTCAACACCAACACCGAGACCGCCTTCGGCGGCACCTGGTGA
- the rsmI gene encoding 16S rRNA (cytidine(1402)-2'-O)-methyltransferase, whose product MVVPDDGVLVLAATPIGRVEDAPPRLASELATADVIAAEDTRRLRRLTTDLGVELKGRIVSYFEGNESARTPALLADLLDGNRVLLVTDAGMPSVSDPGYRLVAAAVEKDVRVTAVPGPSAVLTALAVSGLPVDRFCFEGFLPRKAGERSRRLASLAKEERTMVFFEAPHRTEAALEAMREAFGDTRAAAVCRELTKTHEEVRRGGLAELVAWAAEGVRGEVTIVVTGADPSAEIGSDPDSLRAAVADLESDGRTRKEAIAEVAKLAGVPKREVYDLVHKSV is encoded by the coding sequence GTGGTAGTTCCAGACGACGGCGTGCTCGTACTCGCGGCAACCCCCATCGGACGTGTCGAAGATGCCCCACCCCGTTTGGCCTCCGAGCTGGCCACCGCGGACGTCATCGCTGCCGAGGACACCCGCCGCCTGCGTCGGCTGACCACCGATCTCGGGGTCGAGCTCAAGGGCCGCATCGTGTCCTACTTCGAGGGAAACGAGAGTGCTCGTACGCCGGCGCTGCTCGCAGATCTGCTCGACGGCAACCGCGTCCTCCTGGTCACCGACGCGGGCATGCCGTCGGTCTCCGACCCGGGCTATCGGCTGGTCGCCGCGGCGGTCGAGAAGGACGTACGCGTCACCGCGGTGCCCGGGCCCTCGGCCGTGCTCACGGCGCTGGCCGTCAGCGGCCTTCCCGTCGACCGGTTCTGCTTCGAGGGCTTCCTGCCGCGCAAGGCCGGCGAACGCTCCCGCCGCCTCGCGTCGCTGGCGAAGGAGGAGCGCACCATGGTCTTCTTCGAGGCCCCTCACCGCACCGAGGCGGCCCTGGAGGCCATGCGCGAGGCCTTCGGCGACACCCGCGCCGCCGCGGTCTGCCGCGAGCTCACCAAGACCCACGAGGAAGTACGCCGCGGAGGCCTCGCCGAGCTGGTGGCCTGGGCCGCCGAGGGCGTGAGGGGTGAGGTCACGATCGTCGTCACCGGCGCCGACCCGAGCGCCGAGATCGGCAGCGACCCGGACAGCCTGCGCGCGGCCGTGGCCGACCTGGAGAGCGATGGCCGCACCCGGAAGGAGGCCATCGCCGAGGTCGCCAAGCTCGCCGGCGTACCGAAACGTGAGGTCTACGACCTCGTGCACAAGAGCGTATAG
- a CDS encoding dolichyl-phosphate-mannose--protein mannosyltransferase, producing MTTTVTRADEPMEGLASTPSGHLLPTAWERARRRISGSPRAGWTATIGITALAFLLRLWHLGTPKVFAFDETYYAKDAWALLEFGYARNFIEGADENILAGRLDGQFADGPSMIVHPDVGKWLIAIGIKLFGMDPFGWRIASVVIGSLLVLLTIRFVRRVSGSMLLGLVGGILVTFDGLAFVLSRLALLDLFVAFFLLLAVHLMVMDRDWCRRRFSALAPTQLAEPGAWGPVRRMLFRPWLLCSGVAWGLAIGSKWEALYPLAAFGLLYVAWSAGMRRSFGVRLSWLRACVADGPTAFVHLVGVALAVYVMTWIPWMAHADVYEGALSATQYTRYTGEGHCENKSYVPENLNDNRWPTATEPDASGLGEATQSLRSLWYYHRDVFTFHTHFLECAEHTYGSHPIGWLVLNRPVGVAADTGILSGSKSRGEMCEASPSTDPDGDGPEEAGTCLRQVLLLGTPVLWWGAFVALIVSGFMWVAARDWRFGVAVVGVLSTWLPWLQYAGRPIFSFYMIIALPFLVLGLCLCLGKLLDRPPPLAGGGVASRRRVGGAVAGGIFVVLVILNFAWFWPIYTDELLTRQEWLTRIWFKRWI from the coding sequence GTGACAACGACGGTGACCAGGGCCGACGAGCCCATGGAGGGGCTCGCGAGCACCCCCTCGGGTCACCTTCTCCCGACCGCCTGGGAGCGCGCCCGGCGCCGCATCAGCGGCTCGCCGCGAGCCGGCTGGACGGCCACGATCGGGATCACCGCGCTCGCGTTCCTGCTGAGGCTGTGGCACCTCGGCACGCCGAAGGTCTTCGCCTTCGACGAGACCTACTACGCCAAGGACGCCTGGGCGCTGCTGGAGTTCGGCTATGCCCGCAACTTCATCGAGGGCGCCGACGAGAACATCCTGGCCGGCCGGCTCGACGGGCAGTTCGCCGACGGGCCGTCGATGATCGTCCACCCCGACGTCGGCAAGTGGCTCATCGCGATCGGCATCAAGCTCTTCGGGATGGACCCGTTCGGCTGGCGGATCGCCTCGGTCGTGATCGGCTCGCTCCTGGTGCTGCTGACGATCCGGTTCGTACGCCGCGTCTCCGGGTCCATGCTGCTCGGTCTGGTCGGCGGCATCCTGGTCACCTTCGACGGGCTCGCCTTCGTCCTCTCCAGGCTGGCCCTGCTCGACCTCTTCGTCGCCTTCTTCCTGCTGCTCGCGGTGCACCTGATGGTGATGGACCGCGACTGGTGCCGGCGCCGGTTCTCTGCGCTCGCGCCCACCCAGCTCGCCGAGCCCGGCGCGTGGGGACCGGTCCGGCGCATGCTGTTCCGGCCGTGGCTGCTCTGCTCGGGCGTCGCCTGGGGCCTGGCGATCGGCTCGAAGTGGGAGGCGCTCTACCCGCTGGCCGCCTTCGGCCTCCTCTATGTCGCCTGGTCCGCCGGGATGCGGCGCTCCTTCGGCGTACGGCTGTCCTGGCTGCGTGCCTGTGTGGCCGACGGACCGACGGCGTTCGTGCACCTGGTGGGAGTCGCGCTCGCGGTCTACGTGATGACCTGGATCCCGTGGATGGCCCATGCCGACGTCTACGAGGGCGCGCTCTCGGCGACGCAGTACACGCGCTACACCGGCGAGGGGCACTGCGAGAACAAGTCGTACGTCCCCGAGAACCTCAACGACAACCGCTGGCCGACCGCGACCGAGCCGGACGCCTCGGGGCTCGGTGAGGCGACCCAGTCGCTGCGGTCGCTGTGGTACTACCACCGCGACGTCTTCACCTTCCACACCCACTTCCTGGAGTGCGCCGAACACACCTACGGCTCGCATCCGATCGGGTGGCTCGTCCTGAACAGGCCGGTGGGTGTCGCCGCCGACACCGGGATCCTGTCCGGCTCGAAGTCGCGGGGAGAGATGTGCGAGGCGTCGCCCTCGACCGATCCCGACGGCGACGGCCCCGAGGAGGCGGGGACCTGCCTGCGCCAGGTGCTGCTGCTGGGCACCCCGGTGCTGTGGTGGGGAGCGTTCGTCGCGCTGATCGTCTCGGGATTCATGTGGGTTGCCGCGCGCGACTGGAGGTTCGGGGTCGCCGTCGTCGGGGTGCTGTCGACGTGGCTGCCGTGGCTGCAGTACGCCGGGCGGCCGATCTTCTCCTTCTACATGATCATCGCGCTGCCGTTCCTGGTGCTCGGCCTGTGCCTGTGTCTGGGCAAGCTGCTGGACCGGCCGCCGCCTCTGGCAGGTGGGGGCGTCGCCAGTCGGCGTCGGGTCGGGGGTGCTGTCGCCGGTGGCATCTTCGTGGTGCTGGTGATCCTCAACTTCGCCTGGTTCTGGCCGATCTACACCGACGAGCTGCTCACCCGGCAGGAATGGCTGACGAGGATCTGGTTCAAGCGATGGATCTAG
- a CDS encoding N-acetylglucosamine-6-phosphate deacetylase, with the protein MDLDHVVRGRVPRPGGFDDVVVTVSAGVVSDVRAAVSGDAASSGILLPGLVDIHNHGGGGASFHSTSADEIAVAAGVHHAAGTTTLLASTVTDAPARLLSVVSALATAAEDGLIAGIHMEGPFLEHSCRGAHDPELLMAPDAGLARELVAAARGHLRVMTLAAELPGADEVAAVLTEAGAVVALGHTAASAARARAFLAGPGGLVTHLFNGMPPAHHRAPGPVLGSLGAAGVGDACVELIADGVHLDDETVRAVMSMVPGSVVLVTDAMAAAGMADGDYQLGPLSVEVRSGVARVADGTGNGSIAGGTSRLLDQVRRHAAAGIDLAMLMKAASLRPASVVGLDAGRLEPGARADLVITDESLRPTRVMRGGAWLSA; encoded by the coding sequence ATGGATCTAGACCATGTCGTACGCGGCCGGGTGCCCCGGCCGGGCGGGTTCGACGACGTCGTCGTGACGGTGTCCGCCGGGGTCGTCTCCGACGTGCGGGCCGCCGTGTCCGGTGACGCTGCGTCCTCGGGGATTCTGCTGCCAGGCCTGGTGGACATCCACAACCACGGCGGTGGTGGCGCGTCGTTCCACTCCACGTCCGCCGACGAGATCGCCGTCGCCGCCGGCGTGCACCATGCCGCCGGCACGACCACGCTGCTCGCATCGACCGTCACCGACGCGCCTGCGCGGTTGTTGTCGGTGGTCTCCGCGTTGGCCACCGCCGCGGAGGACGGGCTGATCGCCGGGATCCACATGGAGGGGCCGTTCCTGGAGCACTCCTGCCGCGGCGCCCACGATCCCGAGCTGCTGATGGCGCCGGATGCCGGGCTCGCCCGCGAGCTCGTCGCCGCCGCACGCGGCCACCTGCGGGTGATGACGCTCGCCGCCGAGCTCCCCGGCGCCGACGAGGTCGCCGCGGTGCTCACCGAGGCCGGGGCCGTGGTGGCGCTGGGGCACACCGCCGCCTCCGCCGCCCGGGCCCGCGCGTTCCTCGCCGGACCGGGCGGTCTGGTCACCCATCTGTTCAACGGGATGCCGCCCGCGCACCATCGCGCTCCTGGGCCTGTGCTCGGGTCCCTGGGAGCCGCGGGTGTGGGAGATGCCTGCGTGGAGCTGATCGCGGACGGCGTACACCTCGACGACGAGACCGTCCGGGCGGTGATGTCGATGGTGCCCGGCTCGGTCGTGCTGGTCACCGACGCGATGGCCGCGGCCGGGATGGCCGACGGCGACTACCAGCTCGGCCCGCTGTCCGTGGAGGTACGTTCCGGGGTCGCCCGAGTCGCCGACGGGACCGGCAACGGGTCGATCGCCGGCGGCACCTCGCGCCTCCTGGACCAGGTACGCCGCCACGCGGCCGCGGGGATCGATCTGGCCATGCTCATGAAGGCCGCGAGCCTGCGGCCGGCGTCGGTGGTCGGGCTCGACGCGGGCCGCCTCGAGCCCGGTGCCCGCGCCGACCTGGTGATCACCGACGAGTCGCTGCGGCCGACCCGGGTGATGCGCGGCGGGGCCTGGCTGTCCGCGTAG
- a CDS encoding DUF3054 domain-containing protein: protein MSSTESSSPLVAGLVPKWAVAAFAVDVFFVLLFAFAGRQSHDSGPALVVLRIAWPFLVGLVVAWAVLAWRRWQALRAWPAGVIVWLGTYAIGMVLRGLTGEGLAPAFLVVSILFLGLTLVGWRGYVSAKLHYRSRRLAE from the coding sequence ATGTCCTCCACGGAGTCCTCCTCCCCACTCGTCGCCGGGCTCGTGCCGAAGTGGGCGGTCGCTGCCTTCGCGGTCGACGTCTTCTTCGTGCTCCTCTTCGCCTTCGCCGGACGCCAGTCCCACGACTCCGGTCCGGCGCTCGTCGTGCTCCGCATCGCCTGGCCGTTCCTGGTCGGTCTCGTCGTGGCCTGGGCCGTGCTGGCCTGGCGCCGCTGGCAGGCGCTCCGCGCCTGGCCGGCGGGCGTGATCGTCTGGCTGGGGACGTACGCCATCGGGATGGTGCTGCGCGGCCTCACCGGCGAGGGCCTCGCGCCGGCCTTCCTGGTCGTCTCGATCCTCTTCCTCGGCCTCACCCTGGTCGGCTGGCGCGGCTACGTGAGCGCCAAGCTCCACTACCGCTCGAGGCGCCTCGCCGAATAG
- a CDS encoding energy-coupling factor ABC transporter ATP-binding protein yields the protein MTTPVLDVRGLAFAYPDGHQALFGVDLHVHRGERVALLGPNGAGKTTLVLHLNGIHLAGAGSVSVSGLPVTKANIKEIRRRVGIVFQDPDDQLFMGTVREDVAFGPANLGLRGDALEAKVTEALAKVGMEDFADRPPHHLSFGQRRRVAVATVLAMDPEILVLDEPSSNLDPASRRELADILRDLDVTVLMVTHDLPYALELCERSVILDGGIVAAEGRTVDVLSNADLMRAHRLELPFGFDPVAAAATL from the coding sequence GTGACGACTCCAGTCCTCGACGTACGCGGCTTGGCCTTCGCCTACCCCGACGGCCATCAGGCGCTCTTCGGCGTCGACCTGCACGTCCACCGCGGTGAGCGGGTCGCGCTGCTGGGGCCCAACGGCGCCGGCAAGACGACGCTGGTCCTGCACCTCAACGGCATCCATCTCGCCGGCGCCGGATCCGTGTCGGTCAGCGGGCTCCCCGTGACCAAGGCCAACATCAAGGAGATCCGCCGCCGCGTCGGCATCGTCTTCCAGGACCCCGACGACCAGCTCTTCATGGGCACCGTCCGCGAGGACGTCGCCTTCGGCCCCGCCAACCTCGGGCTGCGCGGGGACGCCCTCGAGGCGAAGGTCACCGAGGCGCTCGCGAAGGTCGGGATGGAGGACTTCGCCGACCGGCCGCCCCACCATCTCTCCTTCGGCCAGCGCCGTCGGGTCGCGGTCGCCACCGTGCTCGCGATGGACCCCGAGATCCTGGTCCTGGACGAGCCGTCCTCCAACCTCGACCCGGCCTCGCGCCGCGAGCTCGCCGACATCCTCCGCGACCTCGACGTCACCGTCCTGATGGTCACCCACGACCTGCCGTACGCCCTCGAGCTCTGCGAGCGCTCCGTCATCCTCGACGGTGGCATCGTCGCCGCTGAGGGTCGCACCGTTGACGTACTCTCCAACGCCGACCTCATGCGCGCCCACCGCCTGGAGCTCCCCTTCGGCTTCGACCCCGTGGCCGCTGCCGCCACCCTCTAG
- the cbiQ gene encoding cobalt ECF transporter T component CbiQ: MPAHLKVLALVGFMLVVVATPREWFAAYGIFLAVLVTVGAVGRVRPGWVLKRMVVETPFVVFAVLMPFISHGPRIEVLGLSLSESGLLSAWGLLAKGTLGVIAGLLLAATTTPQELVHGLERLRLPQQLVQIMAFMVRYLEVVTDEMRRMAVARASRGFVARNPLHWPVLARSVGALFIRSFERGERVHLAMVSRGYTGRMPR, from the coding sequence GTGCCCGCCCATCTGAAGGTGCTGGCCCTCGTCGGCTTCATGCTCGTGGTGGTGGCGACCCCACGGGAGTGGTTCGCTGCGTACGGAATCTTCCTCGCCGTCCTGGTGACGGTCGGGGCGGTGGGCCGGGTTCGTCCGGGATGGGTGCTGAAGCGGATGGTGGTGGAGACGCCGTTCGTGGTCTTCGCGGTGCTGATGCCGTTCATCTCCCACGGGCCGCGGATCGAGGTGCTCGGGCTGAGCCTGAGCGAGTCGGGCCTGCTCTCGGCGTGGGGGCTGCTGGCCAAGGGCACGCTCGGCGTGATCGCCGGCCTGCTGCTGGCCGCGACGACGACGCCGCAGGAGCTGGTCCACGGCCTGGAGCGGCTGCGGCTGCCTCAGCAGCTGGTGCAGATCATGGCGTTCATGGTGCGCTACCTGGAGGTGGTGACCGACGAGATGCGCCGGATGGCGGTGGCGCGAGCCTCACGAGGCTTCGTCGCCCGCAACCCGCTCCACTGGCCGGTGCTCGCCCGCTCGGTCGGCGCGCTGTTCATCCGTTCCTTCGAGCGCGGTGAGCGGGTGCACCTGGCCATGGTCTCGCGCGGCTACACAGGGAGAATGCCCCGGTGA
- a CDS encoding PDGLE domain-containing protein, giving the protein MSTTTKKHVPFTWVAVGIAVVALLLAGVVSYYASAHPDGLEYVAGKTGFLDSASDHGAADGPLADYGTKGVDNERLSGGLAGVIGTVVVLVLAGGLALVVRRRSAESDEA; this is encoded by the coding sequence GTGAGCACGACGACGAAGAAGCACGTTCCGTTCACGTGGGTCGCCGTCGGCATCGCCGTCGTCGCCCTGCTCCTGGCCGGCGTGGTCTCCTACTACGCCTCCGCCCACCCCGACGGCCTCGAGTACGTCGCCGGCAAGACCGGCTTCCTCGACAGCGCCTCCGACCACGGCGCCGCCGACGGCCCGCTGGCCGACTACGGCACCAAGGGTGTCGACAACGAGCGGCTCTCCGGCGGTCTCGCGGGGGTGATCGGCACCGTGGTGGTGCTCGTCCTCGCCGGCGGCCTCGCTCTGGTCGTACGCCGTCGTTCCGCCGAGTCCGACGAGGCCTGA
- a CDS encoding energy-coupling factor ABC transporter permease produces MHVPDGFLDAPTSIATGAVAVVAVGVALRGARRELDDKTAPLAGLVAAFVFATQMLNFPVGAGTSGHLMGGALAAVLVGPWTGVLCVSVVLIVQSLLFADGGITALGTNILLMAVTTVVVGWVVSRVLIKLLPKRVGLVAPAAAIGAFVSVPAAALVFTALYAVGGTADISLTTLATAMLGWHTLIGLGEGAITFLAVGAILSVRPDLVYAARGVITERDLVIKPKESVA; encoded by the coding sequence ATGCACGTCCCCGACGGCTTCCTCGACGCTCCGACGTCGATCGCCACCGGCGCTGTCGCTGTCGTCGCGGTCGGCGTCGCGCTGCGCGGCGCTCGCCGCGAGCTCGACGACAAGACCGCTCCGCTGGCCGGCCTCGTCGCCGCGTTCGTCTTCGCGACCCAGATGCTCAACTTCCCGGTGGGCGCCGGCACGAGCGGACACCTGATGGGCGGCGCGCTGGCAGCCGTGCTGGTCGGTCCGTGGACCGGGGTGCTGTGCGTCTCGGTCGTGCTGATCGTGCAGTCGCTGCTGTTCGCCGACGGCGGCATCACCGCCCTCGGCACCAACATCCTGCTGATGGCCGTCACCACGGTGGTCGTCGGCTGGGTCGTCAGCCGGGTCCTGATCAAGCTGCTGCCGAAGCGGGTCGGCCTGGTCGCGCCGGCCGCGGCGATCGGCGCCTTCGTCTCCGTCCCCGCGGCCGCGCTCGTCTTCACCGCCCTCTATGCCGTCGGCGGCACCGCCGACATCTCGCTGACGACGCTGGCCACCGCGATGCTCGGCTGGCACACCCTCATCGGGCTGGGCGAGGGCGCGATCACCTTCCTCGCGGTCGGTGCGATCCTGTCCGTACGCCCCGACCTCGTCTACGCCGCCCGAGGCGTGATCACCGAGCGCGACCTGGTCATCAAGCCCAAGGAGTCGGTGGCGTGA